AGTCTGATGCCAGAAAAAACATTACATGTTAGGctttaaaggtgattctataCCCCACGTCACTCAAcaaacatgaattttttttcctttgtttATATATACCTATTCAAAAAGTGTGTGATAAGTGACATAACAAGTGTTACATATGTACGAGTATggttgatattttatgcctctaaactGCTTCCTATATGTCTTTATTTTTACTAAAAAGATTTTAACCATGGGAAGGGAGATCCCCGCCCACATCCGATCCTCCCCACCAGCAGCCATAATGCTGTATGTCTTTTCCCATCACCCAAAAAAGTCATGGCTGTATTACTACCAATCCATAGTATTCGTactaataaatgtacatgtttcgTGTCTCCAAAGGAtcggggtggggtgggggggggggcataagtCGTCCCTtggtgttgagcgaaacgcgtgcaccggtTGCATGCAAGCAGGAAGGTGTGTACGTGTGTTACGTGAAAAAAGGCAGGACAGGCCAGGGTGGCTAGCCTGTCGAACTGTCATTACCACTAGTCTCTatatatagtagtagtagtcgagTCTCTACATGATCGAAGTTCACCGGACTGTCCCCATGCTAGCTCTGGATGTAATACGCTACGGGGTTTTGACGTCTTTTCCCCTcagaagacgtgtcgaacccCGTTgcgtatacatccagagctagaaCTGAGAAGACATGTCGAAATCCCGTAGCGTCCAGCGCTACATGTGTAGTGACGATGTACATGCCAGCTTACCTAATAACATGAATAATACCATATACCGGTAGTATGCTAATTCTTCTCTCCGTAACTTGCGTAAGTTAAAATTTTGTGAGAGACACGTATATGCATGTGTCTACAAGATGAAGATAACTAAACCAGATAGCGTTGGACTAATACCTTACAGCTTCATGCATTTGACGTTGGCCAACTGATGCATAATATATAACTCATTGAAATACGTAGGTAAGGAACTTCCGGTCATATGATCCACTTTCTCATTAACTTCGAAAGCAGCTGTTTTTTCATCGCATGAGGGCAGCCTTTAGTGTAGGAGTGTCGCTTCGAGGGGCTTGCAACTAAAGTCTGGATTGTTTTTATTCACGTCATTATGCCATGTGTCACCCTGTCGAGTAAGCCCAGGTAGTTGCAGGTCTGTGGTACAGGTCAGTAGGTCAAAACTTAGTTGCAGGTCTGTGGTAAAGCTAGTTCAAGACTAGGCGCAGGtgtgtccgggggggggggggggtaataggTCAAGTGAAAGGTAATGGCCAGGTGTTTAATTACATATTCACTGGTACACCTGACGTGTACTAAAAGTAGTCTAAGAGTTGTTGCGGACTTTTTTCATGAGACAATTTATTCAGAcgtcattattatttttttccatttgcaGGTCATGATTTGACGAATATAAATTTGAGGTCACCCCAAATTTGACAAATCCACTAGATTTTCCCAATGTTATGTATTGGGATATCAGCAGaaattatactttattttattacttaacaagatgctgtggaaagcatggtacagtaaacacaatacaaaacaatacaaaaaatacaaaaatataaatatcatgCAGAGTTATGAGGTTGAATGGCACTTGTACCTCATGGTTGATGCCCTGTTATCTGTACAATGAGTCTTTTGAATTGTCAGTCTACATAATTACTAGAGACTTGTCCTTGATATTCAAGGTTGGTGGAGGATAGAAAAGCCATGACAAAGTCATTATCTATCTGTAGGCTAATGCTATTGTACATTCTTGTTGAATGAGAGTATTGTTATAGCCCTAAAGTGACATGTTTATTAccatacttaattctatgtttcttgttgtaacaccttaaaaatgatGAACTTCAttagaaaaaaatgattttataaaaaaaGGGTAAGTGTATGAGTACAATGGTGATACTTAACAATTCATATCATACTTTGGCAGTTTGactgacttagaaatgacaattaaagtcagaagaaATCTTTAAACTTCCAATTTCAGCAAATCAGTGATAATTTTCATGAGAGTCGACAGGTCATGAGAGTTGGGTCATGAGAGTCGGGTCACTAGAGTCAGGTCATGAGAGTTGGGTCATGAGAGTCGGGTTATGAGAGTTGGGTCATGAGAGTCAGGTTATGAGAGACAGGTCATGAGAGTCGGGTCAGGTCATGAGAGTCGGGTCACTAGAGTCAGGTCATGAGAGTTGGGTCATGAGAGTCGGGTCACTAGAGTCAGGTCATGAGAGTTGGGTCATGAGAGTCGGGTTATGAGAGTTGGGTCATGAGAGTCAGGTTATGAGAGACAGGTCATGAGAGTCGGGTCAGGTCATGAGAGTCGGGTCACTAGAGTCAGGTCATGAGAGTTGGGTCATGAGAGTCGAGTCATGAGAGTTGGGTCATAAGAGTCGGGTCACTAGAGTCAGGTCATGCGAGAGTTGGGTCATGAGAGTCGGGTCATGAGAGTTGGGTCATGAGAGTCGGGTCACTAGAGTCAGGTCATGAGAGTCGAGTCATGAGAGTCTGGTCATGAGAGTTGGATCATGAGAGTCAGGTCATGAGAGTCGGGTCATGAGAGTCGAGTCATGAGAGTCGCGTCATGAGAGTCAGAACACTGTAACCTCTTGAGATAACACCAATTTTAGACAAGTCTAGGCCAGAATGTTGTGGTGTATCACCTAACAGTATTTTCAAGCCAGCTAACCAGGTCTCTTGATAACTGAATCATTACAATATTAGTACTAATAATATATACTGGCATATTTCTGCCCAAAGTGCTTATATAGTCATTaactttgaaagttttgacaTTTATCAGGTGACATCACAGACGTATAATGTCAGAGTCCAGTACACCAACTAAAACATTACGTGTTGCAGTTATTGGTGCTGGTGCAGCAGGACTGTGTGCAGCAAGACATTTAGCCAGCAGACCTCACTTATTTGAACCTCATGTGTTTGAGAAGACAGGTCAAGTTGGTGGGACATGGGTGTATACAGATAAAACTGGTAAAGATGAATATGGACAAGCTATACACTCCAGTATGTATTGGAATCTGAGGTATGTTTTACATGTCAATACTGCCCTCACATGACGAGATATGGCCAATGAAATTGACCGCAAATTGTTATAAAAGTTCTGGTTTTTTGGTTGTGTTTGGAGCAATGAAAGGCTGGTATAATCTACTTGAGTTTTCTTGGCTCCTGAAAATTGTTTACTCTATGAAATTAAAGCTGCCCAAGCTGCAACGGGAATGTGaggttaggtacagtaactttaatactcataatattgtacactataAACACTATTGTATCACCTGTGACATGTGGGGAGCtctatacatgataaatcaaatcaaatttatttttgggtccgcacccaaaaatcagcatcCTCAACAGAGATCATTATTTCACCTTGTTTCTGTACTGGTTATGGATATCACAACCagtgattaacatgtacaatatctaattattctaacaattttcagtgaatatattgtggttgtctaatCGAAAAATGATGCTCCAGTTAAAACTAGAACATCATCACACAGTTTATCATAAAAGtgcatttgtatttttttttatttgtgatttgGTGGATatctttattatttcatttatctatttatacaGAACAAATCTACCAAAAGAGGTGATGGCATTTCCAGATTTTCCCTTCAACAAGAGTTTACCATCATTTATAACTCACCAAGATGTCCTCCAATATCTCCAGAATTACtgtcaacattttgacctcAACAAATACATCAAAGTAAGTCTGCTactcacaatgtatgtattccATCATTTGGTTACATGTCAAATGTATTAAAACTAAACCTTTGTGTGGTAAAACATGGTACTCAGTTTTGATTTGTGGAGTGGAAGCGTAGAGATGTTAAAATTTGTTTCTGTTATTAATAACTGAGTTAATTTACTTGAATGTAATGATAGATTAGCTTTATCATTCGTAATCTTACATACCTACAATTGACCAACTGAGGGCGCTATATCCTTAGAAGTGGTGATGGTGACACTGGGCTCTCCAAGGTGCTCTCTCATAATTACAATAGAGTTATATGATTTTTAAGTCCTATTTAATAAACCATGAggtaaaattttgaaatgtgtttttaattttaattgttttacaGTTCAATACATCAATTGAATCTGTCAGCCCAGTTCATCAAACTGGGAAGAAAGAAGTATCCTGGGATATTTCTTATAAAGATGTGACACAAAGTCAGGGTAATCTAAAGACACAGCAATATGATGCTGTATTAGTTTGTAATGGGTAAGTACAATATGGTGGTGTATTAGTTTGTAATGGGTAAGTACAATATGATGCTGTATTAGTTTGTAATGGGTAAGTACAATATGATGCTGTATTAGTTTGTAATGGGTAAGTACAATATGATGCTGTATTAGTTTGTAATGGGTAAGTACAATATGATGCTGTATTAGTTTGTAATGGGTAAGTACAATATGATGCTGTATTAGTTTGTAATGGGTAAGTACAATATGATGCTGTATTAGTTTGTAATGGGTAAGTACAATATGATGCTGTATTAGTTTGTAATGGGTAAGTACAATATGATGCTGTATTAGTTTGTAATGGGTAAGTACAATATGATGCTGTATTAGTTTGTAATGGGTAAGTACAATATGATGCTGTATTAGTTTGTAATGGGTAAGTACAATATGATGCTGTGTTAGTTTGTAATGGGTAAGTACAATATGATGCTGTATTAGTTTGTAATGGGTAAGTACTTTGTAAGTTATCTACAATAATATGTAGACACTAATAGAAATATTGCCATCAACTTTAAGACAACCCTGCCCACAGTAGCTTTTGAGTTTAAAGCCTGTTGGTTGATCACATCTCTTTTTGCATTGCATTCTGATTTGAACAAACTACTAATTACCCAACACACCTGCCAAATACCAAAGTCCAGCTCTTTATAAATAGTCATTTTAATCATTCAaaagtgcacacacacacacacacacacacacacacacacacacacacacacacacacacacacacacacacacacacacacacacacacacaccatgccTATTGCAGTTATACTGAAGCTAAGTTCACTTTTgtaaatacattacatgtaaggTAGTGAAGTAACCAAGAATGTTATATTTTCCAGGCACTTTTCTGTCCCAAAAAGTCCACATTTACCGGGAATTGATGAATTTCAAGGAGAAGTCACTCACAGCCATGATTATCGGTATCCACAACAATACCAAGACAAGGTGATTGTTATGTTAGGAGCTGGTGCTTCTGGTCAAGACATAGCAATTGACGTTGCCAAGGAAGCTAAACAAGTGATTCTAAGTTCTAGAAAGGAACCCTTGCAATCACCACTGCCAGATAATGTAACTCAAATGTGTAACATAGACAGACTTACTAGCAATGAAGTTATATTTGTTAATGGTGACAGAGTCCAAACTGATGTATTGATGTTCTGTACAGGGTATTACTACACATTTCCATTTTTGACCCCAGAATGTAATGTCAAGGTCAATGATGGACGTGTCACCCCACTTTACAAACATGTTATTCATACTGAATACCCAAATTTAGCATTTATTGGAATATGCCACATTATATGTCCCTTCCCTCAGTTTAACAGTCAAGTGAAATTTTCTATAGCAGCTATAGATGGCAGTATGGAGCTTCCGAATCAGGAAGATATGGAGAAAGATATAGCAAATGACTATGAGAAGAGATTGGCCATGGGTTTCCCACATCGCTATGCTCATCGTATGGGTAACTTACAATGGGCATATGATGCTGATATCAGTTCTATTGGAAAGTATAATGCTATACCAAACCATGTGTCAAAACTTTATGATTATTTCTATGCGAAAAGAGCGACTAATTTGATGCTGTATAAGCGAAATAATTATGTGTTTAATTCAGAGACAGGAACATGGAAAGAGATAAAGAATCAATGAAAGCTTTATCAATATCTGTTTTCTAATGAAATATACACCTGATTGTTATCACACTATGAAATTAACACATTTTAGAAACGTTTATTTCAGAACTTAATTACTATAATGTGAAATATTGACTTTGCTTTTCCAGTAAGTTTTACATGTAGAATTGTTCATTCaatatactttgatatataTGGTGTAAGTTTCTTAGTATTGTATTTAAATTACTAAAGTGCTAAAATATGTTCACACTGCCATTTTTTCTTACATTTACTTACTTAGATTggtatgtaatattttgtgaGTGGTAACAGGGCCCAGGTGAAAGTCAGCATTTGTTGTTTCCTGGCTATCCTGTTTTACAATTAaatttactactactactgttgctgctgctgctaccaccaccactaccatatAAACATTACAAAGATGGTCTGTTGCTATAaacattttgtaacttttacTTTAGGACTGTTTGTACAAATTGATACTTCCAATATTGATACTTCCAATATGTGTTGTATAGGTACCATGCTGTGTGACTGTGAAGGCTGACATGCTGTCCAATAGTCACAAACTCATGTGTATACAGACAAGTTTGACTCTTTATTAACAATTATgattcataattatataatatttataacgTAGATAACGGTGTTTCACTGGAGAGAACAATGTTCGATGTAATATTAGAGGCCTGAGCATCTTAGATTTTATCCAAATAATTAGAAATTCACAGGTTGCAACTCATTCAACACTATTCATCTCTGAATTTTATTGacctatatatatgtatatattatattataacagtattttaataatatttattacctttcataaaaaaaatttaagtgACCATTTTTGATGTCTTTAGATCTCTTGCTCATGAAAACCAGGTCATACTTTGTTATTTTCGTTACCATAGCAATAACAAAATTTATTTCTTGTGATTTATTTTGATCTGCCACTTCTTCAGATAAACCTAAGAATAGATGGAactaatatatcattttgagaACTTTTTGTAAAAAGATTTGATTATTGATTCTCAGTTagtttggttaccatggtaactacaCTCACTTTTAATGGTACCATATGATCTGACACTTTCAGAAACCTAGGAATACATGAAACTATTGTTAttactttgtatatatatatttgtattttgtacatgtatttatatttttgtatgttCTTTGCAAATGTAACATCATCTTTTTATctggtgaaatattttttttctctgcaCATTCAAAAGACAGAAGTCCAGTGAACACTTTGTGACGGTAGTTTCCAAATACACAGAGGTTGATTTAATGATGATTAACCGGGTATAAGGCTACATATGAAAGATGGTGAACAGATATTGGTTATTACTTGTGAGAAACAACTATGTAATAGTACCAAGATTAACTTTCAGTATAGTTCAAATAGCACAGTTCACATTGTGACAATGTGTGTACTTGGCAGTGTGTCCACTAAGCTAATTTGAAGTGCTGATGCATAACAATCTATTGTGACCAACCAAACTGTGATGTTCCTCTATCACTTACACTGTGGTGACGACAGAAATCCTAGTTTTACACCCACAGCAAAATTATCCTGATACTTGGTTACCAATGCTAGACCCCCATTACATTTGAAAGTATATGTCTACACAGACGTAATATCCCAGAGAATTGACACAGACGTAATATCCCAGAAAACTGACATTCATAATCATACTATCACTCGGTATAAACACAAAATCACTCTTTCATACActaacattttgtttgtatggTAAAGCaataaaatcatttaaaatgttACCTTTTTTGTTATCTTAATTTCCATATCTTTatctttatatattttatataccggtatatataattatagtatAGTGTCTGTGATGGATGGGTACATCAACATACATTAGAAAATGGGACTAAAGAGTATCTATAGGCAAGCCTACCAAGCTATTAAGAATATTTTTCAGTGGTTCCTGCCTTTCCATATTTTTTCCATCAACATCACTTGTGTATATGAACACTGTTAAAGATTTACTAATAAGTTATCCTTGAGAGTTGAGAATTACAGACAAAACTTCACCATATATAAGACTGCCAACAATATGTACTGCAGAACTGGATATCGAAGAGTTAAAGTTTCAAACTGTAGACATAAAATAAGCCATACAAACATCATTCTTTGTCAGATTGTGGGCAAGATATTAACAACAATGAATTTGTTGGGATACATTACATCATTTGAAGACAAGCATATCTTTAGAAAACAGAATTATCATCTACTATCCTTGACTAGAACCTCTAAGTTGGTGAACATtattgatgtcattttgatCAATCAATATGCAGGAAGACtaagtttgaaatttgatggtGTTACtcaaattaaagaaatgttgtTTGGGCAATGGAGCTCCTTAGTACAGTTAAATAAGTACAGCTATCAAAAGTAAAGGCTTCACGAATGAGTCATACAAAAAGAAACAACAGTACAAGAATTGTGatattcagaaaatattttattttctgattATGATTATTACAGTAAACCCATTAGAAATTGAAAGTCTGATGCCAGAAAAAACATTACACgctatattacaaaatatttcacttgATGAGAGCAATGTTATAAAAATCAACGGAACCTGCTGCTTATAATACATAAGACATAGTCATTGTGTTTACGTTTATCAAGTCTTCACAAAAATGACAGAACCATAGATTTTTATCACAACAAACTTATTAAgcccattttgaaaacaaaaatatgaagtGAAATGTTATCATTATCAATTGGCACGGAGCCTACTatacattaatatttgttaCTTGTTTAATAATAATTGCACACATTTAATAAAGAGGAACTGCATGACAATCAGAGAGATCTGATCTCATCATAGATTGCTGACACCGATAGTATACAACAAGAAGCAGAGTAAAAATAACAAGTTAAGAGATTCTGGCCAGCACACTGTATGAAGCGCTATGCTAAGACTGTAAATATGgccatacatagtatacatcaTTAGACAGTACCAAAATATGGTGAAAAGGAATCACTAAAAAGAACAAATTGTGTCTTCATACATGCTGGCGGTGTTCACTTTGTTATCACCCTGTTCATTATGAtatagtttgtatatatatgtactctTCATCTGATTTAAAGTGAAATTTCATCCCTTACTCTCcccttttaatttatttgttttatcaacAGGTCAATTGTACTTTATACTAGTTAATCTTACAAAATAAAAGTATGAAATAGAAATCATGTGTTCtaataaaacaaaagtttaaGGATACAAATCTTTATCACATGAATATCGTTCATATATATGTTAAGTTTGAAGGCAGGACATACAGCAGTATCAGCCCTTTACAGCCAGGATATGCAGCACTGTCAGTCCTGTATGGCCTGGACATACAGCATGGTCAGCCCTGCACAGGTAGGATATACAGCCCTGTACAGCTTGGGCATACAGCACTGTCAGCTCTGTATGGCCTGGGCATACAACACTGTCAGCCCTGTACAGTCAGGATATACAGCACTGTCAGCCCTGCACAGGTAGGATATACAGCCCTGCACAGTCAGGATATACAGCACTGTCAGCCCTGCACAGGTAGGATATACAGCACTGTACAGCCTGGG
This portion of the Glandiceps talaboti chromosome 7, keGlaTala1.1, whole genome shotgun sequence genome encodes:
- the LOC144437333 gene encoding uncharacterized protein LOC144437333 — its product is MSESSTPTKTLRVAVIGAGAAGLCAARHLASRPHLFEPHVFEKTGQVGGTWVYTDKTGKDEYGQAIHSSMYWNLRTNLPKEVMAFPDFPFNKSLPSFITHQDVLQYLQNYCQHFDLNKYIKFNTSIESVSPVHQTGKKEVSWDISYKDVTQSQGNLKTQQYDAVLVCNGHFSVPKSPHLPGIDEFQGEVTHSHDYRYPQQYQDKVIVMLGAGASGQDIAIDVAKEAKQVILSSRKEPLQSPLPDNVTQMCNIDRLTSNEVIFVNGDRVQTDVLMFCTGYYYTFPFLTPECNVKVNDGRVTPLYKHVIHTEYPNLAFIGICHIICPFPQFNSQVKFSIAAIDGSMELPNQEDMEKDIANDYEKRLAMGFPHRYAHRMGNLQWAYDADISSIGKYNAIPNHVSKLYDYFYAKRATNLMLYKRNNYVFNSETGTWKEIKNQ